The following proteins come from a genomic window of Corallococcus sp. NCRR:
- a CDS encoding RDD family protein has protein sequence MTPTPDTLLDGTHTVLTPEYVEFRFTLAGVYSRFLAWLMDALIVGFVTTVVLLVFQVAMAVFPGFASALGIVVYFLVDWGYGITLETVWAGQTVGKRVMSLRVIQESGVRIGFYHAALRNLARVVDRLPLLYLVGGSVALVSRSHQRLGDLLAGTIVVRERRLKVPSAIETRGEEGLLADPLFVSRVKRLSTEERELVLSAALRREELRLEARLTLFSALGARLQDSLAMQKPAHLSDEKWTLLVAAALLPAPATRPGRPTSGPRSTSPGPRSPSATSAYPR, from the coding sequence GTGACGCCCACCCCCGACACCCTGCTCGACGGCACCCACACGGTGCTGACCCCGGAGTACGTGGAGTTCCGCTTCACGCTGGCGGGGGTGTACTCGCGCTTCCTCGCGTGGCTGATGGACGCGCTCATCGTCGGCTTCGTCACGACGGTGGTGCTGCTGGTGTTCCAGGTGGCCATGGCCGTGTTCCCGGGGTTCGCCAGCGCGCTGGGCATCGTCGTCTACTTCCTGGTGGACTGGGGCTACGGCATCACGCTGGAGACCGTGTGGGCCGGCCAGACGGTGGGCAAGCGCGTGATGTCGCTCCGGGTCATCCAGGAGAGCGGCGTGCGCATCGGCTTCTACCACGCGGCCCTGCGCAACCTGGCGCGCGTGGTGGACCGGCTGCCGCTGCTCTACCTCGTGGGCGGATCGGTCGCGCTCGTGTCGCGCTCGCACCAGCGGCTGGGGGACCTCCTGGCCGGCACCATCGTCGTGCGCGAGCGGCGCCTCAAGGTGCCCTCCGCCATCGAGACGCGCGGCGAGGAGGGCCTCTTGGCGGACCCGCTGTTCGTCTCGCGCGTGAAGCGGCTGTCCACGGAGGAGCGGGAGCTGGTGCTGTCCGCCGCCCTGCGCCGCGAGGAGCTGCGGCTGGAAGCCCGGCTCACGCTGTTCTCCGCGCTGGGCGCCCGGCTCCAGGACTCGCTCGCCATGCAGAAGCCCGCCCACCTCTCGGATGAGAAGTGGACGCTGCTCGTCGCCGCCGCCCTGCTGCCCGCCCCGGCCACGCGCCCGGGGCGGCCCACGTCCGGACCTAGAAGTACGTCGCCAGGCCCACGGAGCCCGTCAGCGACGTCTGCGTATCCTCGTTGA
- a CDS encoding outer membrane beta-barrel protein: MRTYLCAFGLLAALLGAAPAHAQFSNRSLGLSLGYMDFKRTAGLAGTPFIGLEGSLYIENGFEVVSLSKLMFPTDTFSTPEKRVVGLAPSLGIRYLLLEETIRPYIGTDVSYLIVFKESISNFVGIGPNAGVDFFLSDSVSLGVRAQYNFYIALNEDTQTSLTGSVGLATYF; encoded by the coding sequence ATGCGTACCTACCTTTGTGCTTTCGGCTTGCTCGCTGCCCTGCTGGGCGCGGCTCCTGCTCACGCGCAGTTCTCCAACCGGAGTCTGGGCCTGTCGCTGGGCTACATGGACTTCAAGCGCACCGCGGGCCTCGCGGGGACGCCGTTCATCGGCCTGGAGGGCAGCCTCTACATCGAGAACGGCTTCGAGGTCGTCTCGCTGTCGAAGCTGATGTTCCCGACGGACACCTTCTCCACGCCGGAGAAGCGCGTGGTGGGCCTGGCCCCGTCGCTGGGCATCCGGTACCTGCTGCTGGAGGAGACCATCCGCCCCTACATCGGCACGGACGTGAGCTACCTCATCGTCTTCAAGGAGAGCATCAGCAACTTCGTGGGCATCGGGCCCAACGCGGGCGTGGACTTCTTCCTCAGTGATTCGGTGAGCCTGGGCGTGCGCGCGCAGTACAACTTCTACATCGCGCTCAACGAGGATACGCAGACGTCGCTGACGGGCTCCGTGGGCCTGGCGACGTACTTCTAG